In Zingiber officinale cultivar Zhangliang chromosome 11B, Zo_v1.1, whole genome shotgun sequence, a single window of DNA contains:
- the LOC122033639 gene encoding mitogen-activated protein kinase 9-like, with the protein MGGGAIVDGVRRWFHRRTHRSSAAASLLNDDPAFDESGEEGDEEELRIVEDSDLIGLPRIRVPKRFKMPPIEQPYKKSMLDNEFFTEYGEASQYQIQEVIGKGSYGVVAAAIDTHTGERVAIKKINDVFEHVSDATRILREIKLLRLLRHPDIVEIKHIMLPPSRREFRDIYVIFELMESDLHQVIKANDDLTPEHYQFFLYQLLRALKYIHTANVFHRDLKPKNILANADCKLKICDFGLARASFNDAPSAIFWTDYVATRWYRAPELCGSFFSKYTPGIDIWSIGCIFAEMLTGRPLFPGKNVVHQLDLMTDFLGTPSAETIARIRNEKAKRYLSSMRRKQPVPFSQKFPNVDPLALRLLERLLAFDSKDRPSAEEALADPYFRGLANVDREPSTQPISKLEFEFERKKLTKDDVRELIYREILEYHPLMLQEYLRGGEQTSFMYPSGVDRFKRQFAHLEEHYGKGERSSPLQRQHASLPRERVCASKVETTDQNNDFEKRTAESVARTTLQSPPRSQVEPDKTSVMENGVNKPNTSARSLLKSASISASKCVNVEGKLDIEEEPIPEHTDESMDGLSDKVRDLCA; encoded by the exons ATGGGGGGAGGAGCAATAGTGGACGGTGTCCGTCGCTGGTTCCATCGCCGAACGCATAGATCCTCCGCCGCTGCCTCTCTCCTGAACGACGATCCGGCCTTCGACGAGTCCGGTGAGGAGGGGGACGAAGAGGAGCTCCGGATCGTCGAGGATTCGGACCTCATAGGCCTCCCCCGCATCCGTGTCCCCAAGCGCTTTAAGATGCCGCCGATCGAACAGCCCTACAAGAAG AGCATGCTTGACAATGAATTTTTCACGGAGTATGGCGAAGCTAGCCAATATCAGATACAGGAGGTTATTGGCAAGGGAAGTTATGGTGTGGTGGCCGCTGCTATTGACACTCACACAGGAGAGAGGGTtgccataaaaaaaataaatgatgtGTTTGAGCATGTTTCTGATGCTACTCGTATCCTCCGAGAGATTAAGTTGCTACGACTTCTCCGGCATCCTGATATTGTTGAAATTAAGCACATAATGCTTCCTCCTTCTCGGAGAGAATTCAGAGACATATATGTCATATTTGAGCTAATGGAATCAGACCTTCACCAAGTTATTAAGGCCAACGATGATCTCACTCCAGAACATTATCAGTTCTTCTTATACCAGCTTCTTCGAGCTCTAAAATATATCCACACag CGAATGTGTTCCATCGCGATCTAAAGCCCAAGAATATACTTGCTAATGCAGACTGCAAACTGAAAATTTGTGACTTTGGTCTTGCCCGGGCATCATTTAATGATGCTCCATCTGCTATCTTTTGGACT GATTATGTAGCAACTCGATGGTATCGTGCCCCGGAGCTATGTGGTTCTTTTTTCTCTAAA TACACACCAGGAATTGACATCTGGAGCATAGGCTGTATATTTGCTGAAATGCTAACTGGAAGGCCATTATTTCCTGGAAAGAATGTGGTTCATCAGTTGGATCTGATGACTGATTTTCTTGGAACACCTTCTGCTGAAACCATTGCTAGG ATTCGAAATGAAAAGGCAAAGAGATATCTTAGCAGCATGCGGAGAAAACAACCAGTTCCATTCTCGCAGAAGTTCCCAAATGTTGATCCACTGGCGCTTCGTTTACTAGAGCGTCTACTAGCATTTGATTCAAAAGATCGACCTAGTGCTGAAGAA GCTTTAGCAGATCCATACTTCCGGGGTCTTGCAAATGTAGACAGGGAACCATCAACACAGCCGATCTCCAaacttgaatttgaatttgaaaggAAGAAATTGACAAAAGATGATGTAAGAGAACTAATATACAGAGAG ATTTTGGAGTACCATCCCCTGATGCTACAGGAGTATCTTCGAGGTGGAGAACAGACTAGCTTCATGTACCCCAG TGGAGTTGATCGTTTTAAACGCCAATTTGCACATCTGGAAGAGCATTATGGCAAGGGTGAAAGAAGTTCTCCTCTGCAGCGACAACATGCATCTTTGCCAAG GGAGAGGGTTTGTGCATCAAAAGTTGAAACTACTGATCAGAATAATGATTTCGAGAAGAGGACTGCAGAATCTGTTGCCAGAACCACCCTTCAAAGCCCTCCCAGATCACAAGTAGAACCAGACAAGACATCAGTCATGGAAAATGGGGTGAATAA